One Aureibacillus halotolerans DNA segment encodes these proteins:
- a CDS encoding ABC transporter ATP-binding protein, producing the protein MALLTLKDVTVTYNQKTPILEQFNLDIAKGELVSLLGPSGCGKTTTLRLIAGFLEAKSGQFLFDGSDYTKVPVNKRNFGFVFQSYALFPHMTVFDNVAFGLKLRKVTGTDVKKRVQDMLDIVNLNDFGERFPAELSGGQRQRVAIARALVIQPDLLLFDEPLSNLDANLRVNMRVEIRRIQQELGITTVYVSHDQEECFSISDKVAIMNKGDIEQLADPATIFRYPTTEFVARFIGFSNFLHFDSRKKVTGGHELSLAGQTFFAGDHPGTSNETALAAAIRPDDLAVVHRGAPHSMPAGNVIPGTVRVRTFLGRSFQYVVDTAHGSFTVNQEMEQPFEAGTDVDLLFAPERMVLVDQKEA; encoded by the coding sequence TTGGCACTGTTAACGTTAAAAGATGTAACGGTTACCTATAATCAAAAAACGCCAATTCTTGAACAGTTTAATTTAGATATTGCAAAAGGCGAGCTTGTTTCTTTGCTTGGACCAAGCGGCTGTGGCAAAACAACGACGCTTCGACTGATTGCAGGATTTTTAGAAGCGAAAAGTGGACAGTTTCTTTTCGATGGATCGGACTACACGAAGGTTCCAGTAAACAAAAGGAATTTCGGTTTTGTGTTTCAGAGCTATGCTCTTTTTCCACACATGACGGTTTTTGACAACGTCGCCTTTGGGTTGAAATTGCGCAAAGTCACAGGAACTGATGTGAAAAAGCGTGTACAGGATATGCTTGATATTGTGAATTTAAATGATTTTGGCGAGCGTTTTCCAGCTGAGCTGTCAGGTGGGCAACGCCAGCGTGTTGCAATTGCTAGAGCACTTGTTATCCAACCTGATCTCTTATTGTTTGATGAACCGTTAAGTAATTTGGACGCCAACCTCCGTGTCAACATGCGTGTTGAAATTCGGCGCATTCAGCAAGAGCTTGGCATTACGACGGTCTACGTGTCCCATGATCAAGAGGAGTGCTTCTCGATTTCAGATAAAGTGGCCATCATGAACAAAGGCGATATCGAACAGCTTGCCGATCCTGCAACCATTTTCCGTTACCCAACGACTGAATTTGTTGCACGGTTTATTGGCTTCAGCAACTTTTTGCATTTTGATTCACGGAAAAAAGTAACAGGCGGTCATGAGCTTTCGTTGGCAGGACAAACCTTTTTTGCTGGAGACCACCCAGGAACATCCAACGAAACAGCCCTTGCGGCAGCCATTCGACCAGATGATCTTGCTGTCGTGCACCGCGGAGCACCACATTCAATGCCAGCAGGTAACGTCATTCCTGGAACGGTCAGAGTTCGGACGTTTCTTGGTCGTAGCTTTCAATACGTGGTTGACACGGCGCATGGAAGCTTTACGGTCAATCAGGAAATGGAGCAGCCGTTTGAAGCAGGCACTGACGTGGATCTATTGTTTGCGCCAGAACGCATGGTGCTTGTTGACCAAAAGGAGGCGTAG
- a CDS encoding ABC transporter permease: MKKNSPLLGIYTFLIFLFLLGPLLIISATSFGPNEVLKFPPDGFSFRWYENIFEVDMFMKTFVTSIIVSFAGNILALLLGVPAAYALSRYDFKGKAFLNAIFISPVLIPGVVFGFTLLKYVIVTFQIPIYAGLLIGHTVLMLPFIVRVIASSLANFDFAVEEAAISLGAGRVETFFKIVLPNIKSGVIAGVIIAFLESFNNVDVSVFMTGPGVSTLPIQMLTYVENYFDPTIAAVSVLLMLLTGVLMFLIERLLGLTYFTKR, translated from the coding sequence ATGAAAAAGAACAGCCCTTTGCTCGGGATCTATACGTTTCTTATCTTTTTGTTTTTATTAGGTCCGCTCTTAATCATCTCTGCAACTTCCTTTGGACCAAACGAAGTATTAAAGTTCCCACCTGATGGCTTTTCCTTCCGTTGGTATGAAAATATCTTTGAAGTCGATATGTTTATGAAGACGTTTGTTACGTCCATCATCGTTTCATTTGCTGGAAACATTCTCGCGTTGCTTTTAGGTGTGCCAGCCGCCTATGCGCTGAGCCGCTATGATTTTAAAGGCAAAGCTTTCTTAAATGCCATTTTTATTTCACCCGTCTTAATTCCTGGAGTGGTGTTTGGTTTTACCTTGTTAAAATACGTCATCGTTACATTTCAAATCCCAATATATGCGGGGCTTTTAATAGGACACACCGTGCTGATGCTTCCATTTATCGTTCGTGTGATTGCATCCAGTCTGGCAAACTTTGATTTTGCTGTTGAGGAAGCGGCCATAAGCCTTGGTGCTGGACGCGTAGAAACGTTCTTTAAAATTGTTCTTCCCAACATCAAGTCAGGTGTCATTGCTGGGGTCATCATTGCCTTCCTTGAATCATTTAACAATGTTGATGTGTCCGTGTTTATGACAGGTCCAGGCGTGAGTACGCTCCCTATCCAAATGCTGACGTATGTAGAAAATTATTTTGATCCGACAATTGCCGCAGTTTCGGTGTTGCTGATGCTACTGACAGGAGTGCTGATGTTCCTAATTGAGCGCTTGCTCGGTTTAACGTATTTTACGAAACGATAA
- a CDS encoding ABC transporter permease — protein sequence MKKRYAYGLLLPGFLFITVFMIVPIALTIGTTFFKDRSFSFEGYLYFFSDPFFLEILWTTLQVAFVTTLVCNVIGFPVAYYISKLGARKKAVLLALAIFPLLTSAVVRSFSWMIILGRNGLLNDFLQGIGLIAEPLNILYTPTAMMIGLIHLFLPLIIISLVGVMENIPGDLLEAAESLGASKIKSFWKVIVPLCVPGIIIGSILVFVGSLTAYTTPALLGGKQQVISTFLYQNAMTLNDWYMASIVATIMIVITFIVIGVMNKLAAKLNPKGYAS from the coding sequence ATGAAAAAACGTTATGCATACGGCCTCTTACTGCCTGGCTTCTTATTTATTACCGTATTCATGATCGTTCCAATCGCGCTCACCATTGGCACAACCTTTTTTAAGGATCGCTCCTTTAGTTTCGAAGGGTATTTATACTTTTTCTCAGATCCTTTTTTTCTAGAAATTCTTTGGACAACCCTACAGGTTGCTTTTGTGACAACACTTGTGTGTAATGTCATTGGCTTTCCTGTTGCTTATTACATTTCCAAGCTTGGGGCTAGAAAAAAAGCAGTGCTTTTAGCATTAGCCATTTTCCCTTTGTTAACGAGTGCTGTCGTTCGTTCCTTTTCGTGGATGATCATTTTAGGAAGAAACGGTTTGTTAAATGACTTCCTACAAGGTATTGGTCTCATCGCTGAACCACTCAATATTTTGTACACACCAACGGCGATGATGATCGGTCTCATTCACTTGTTTTTGCCGCTCATTATTATTTCGCTAGTTGGTGTGATGGAAAACATCCCTGGTGATTTGTTAGAGGCTGCAGAAAGCCTTGGCGCATCAAAAATTAAATCATTTTGGAAGGTCATTGTGCCTCTTTGTGTACCCGGTATAATTATTGGCAGTATCCTTGTTTTTGTCGGGAGCTTAACCGCGTACACCACACCGGCTCTATTAGGTGGGAAGCAACAAGTTATTTCGACATTCCTTTATCAGAATGCAATGACGTTAAATGACTGGTACATGGCTTCCATTGTCGCAACGATTATGATCGTCATCACATTTATCGTCATCGGCGTGATGAATAAACTCGCCGCCAAACTGAATCCGAAGGGGTATGCGTCATGA